Proteins from one Pygocentrus nattereri isolate fPygNat1 chromosome 16, fPygNat1.pri, whole genome shotgun sequence genomic window:
- the LOC108416575 gene encoding proteinase-activated receptor 2-like isoform X1 gives MDPASTAECVYVPSDNQRSWIYYGFDVVEENAEGVKVSNASGPALKGDLTTVFLPAVYIIVFIVGLPTNAMALWVFLFRTKKKHPASILMANLALADLLFIVWLPLKITYHFNGNDWTFGEPLCKVLVGFFYGNMYCSAIFIACISVQRYWGIVHPLSQKLNNRVTVCVCVCVWIVVWVLTVPLYLYDQTVKVTNMCITTCHDVTRFNQTHFPVGYFLTMGTVGYVVPCVVCIVSYLLTFLSLRRSVTDSSSSKKKRKAIVLMVTVLVMFLVCFTPSNIMLMVHYSLLGAKIPNNVYGIYMVALCLGSLNSCLDPFVYYYISEEFRDHVKNSLMCRSERTSKQMKVSFSALKFSKKSNTYTSDSAHTQSRDCSSDSAHIQSRDCSSDSAHTQRRDCSSDSTHT, from the exons ATGGATCCAGCCAGCACCGCCGAATGTGTGTACG TCCCCTCAGACAATCAAAGGTCGTGGATCTATTATGGGTTCGATGTTGTGGAGGAGAATGCAGAGGGGGTGAAAGTGAGCAATGCTTCCGGACCTGCTCTCAAAGGCGATCTCACCACAGTCTTCCTCCCTGCCGTTTACATCATCGTCTTCATTGTGGGGTTGCCCACCAACGCCATGGCCCTCTGGGTGTTCCTCTTCAGGACCAAGAAGAAGCATCCAGCGTCCATCCTAATGGCCAATCTAGCGCTGGCTGACCTGCTCTTCATCGTGTGGCTCCCACTGAAGATCACCTACCACTTCAACGGCAATGACTGGACCTTCGGGGAGCCGCTGTGTAAAGTCCTAGTGGGGTTTTTCTACGGGAATATGTACTGCTCCGCTATCTTCATAGCCTGCATCAGTGTCCAGCGCTACTGGGGGATTGTCCACCCACTTTCTCAGAAACTGAATAACCgtgtaacagtgtgtgtgtgtgtttgtgtgtggattGTAGTCTGGGTCCTCACTGTACCGCTATACCTGTATGACCAGACCGTTAAAGTCACCAATATGTGTATTACTACCTGCCATGACGTCACTCGCTTCAACCAAACACACTTCCCTGTTGGGTATTTCCTGACCATGGGCACTGTGGGATATGTAGTTCCCTGTGTGGTCTGTATAGTGTCCTACCTGCTGACCTTCCTCTCCCTCAGGAGGTCCGTaacagacagcagcagcagtaagaAGAAAAGGAAGGCTATAGTCCTCATGGTTACTGTGCTGGTGATGTTCCTGGTCTGCTTCACTCCCAGTAACATCATGCTGATGGTCCATTACTCTCTGCTGGGTGCCAAAATTCCAAACAATGTCTATGGGATCTACATGGTTGCTCTGTGTCTGGGCAGCCTGAACAGCTGCCTGGACCCATTCGTGTATTATTATATCTCGGAGGAGTTCAGAGATCATGTGAAGAACTCGCTGATGTGCCGTAGTGAACGTACATCCAAACAGATGAAGGTTTCCTTCAGCGCTCTGAAATTCTCAAAGAAGAGCAACACCTACACATCTGACTCCGCCCACACCCAGAGCAGAGACTGCAGCTCTGACTCCGCCCACATCCAGAGCAGAGACTGCAGCTCTGACTCCGCCCACACCCAGAGAAGAGACTGCAGCTCTGACTCCACCCACACATAG
- the LOC108416575 gene encoding proteinase-activated receptor 2-like isoform X2, which produces MVPSDNQRSWIYYGFDVVEENAEGVKVSNASGPALKGDLTTVFLPAVYIIVFIVGLPTNAMALWVFLFRTKKKHPASILMANLALADLLFIVWLPLKITYHFNGNDWTFGEPLCKVLVGFFYGNMYCSAIFIACISVQRYWGIVHPLSQKLNNRVTVCVCVCVWIVVWVLTVPLYLYDQTVKVTNMCITTCHDVTRFNQTHFPVGYFLTMGTVGYVVPCVVCIVSYLLTFLSLRRSVTDSSSSKKKRKAIVLMVTVLVMFLVCFTPSNIMLMVHYSLLGAKIPNNVYGIYMVALCLGSLNSCLDPFVYYYISEEFRDHVKNSLMCRSERTSKQMKVSFSALKFSKKSNTYTSDSAHTQSRDCSSDSAHIQSRDCSSDSAHTQRRDCSSDSTHT; this is translated from the coding sequence TCCCCTCAGACAATCAAAGGTCGTGGATCTATTATGGGTTCGATGTTGTGGAGGAGAATGCAGAGGGGGTGAAAGTGAGCAATGCTTCCGGACCTGCTCTCAAAGGCGATCTCACCACAGTCTTCCTCCCTGCCGTTTACATCATCGTCTTCATTGTGGGGTTGCCCACCAACGCCATGGCCCTCTGGGTGTTCCTCTTCAGGACCAAGAAGAAGCATCCAGCGTCCATCCTAATGGCCAATCTAGCGCTGGCTGACCTGCTCTTCATCGTGTGGCTCCCACTGAAGATCACCTACCACTTCAACGGCAATGACTGGACCTTCGGGGAGCCGCTGTGTAAAGTCCTAGTGGGGTTTTTCTACGGGAATATGTACTGCTCCGCTATCTTCATAGCCTGCATCAGTGTCCAGCGCTACTGGGGGATTGTCCACCCACTTTCTCAGAAACTGAATAACCgtgtaacagtgtgtgtgtgtgtttgtgtgtggattGTAGTCTGGGTCCTCACTGTACCGCTATACCTGTATGACCAGACCGTTAAAGTCACCAATATGTGTATTACTACCTGCCATGACGTCACTCGCTTCAACCAAACACACTTCCCTGTTGGGTATTTCCTGACCATGGGCACTGTGGGATATGTAGTTCCCTGTGTGGTCTGTATAGTGTCCTACCTGCTGACCTTCCTCTCCCTCAGGAGGTCCGTaacagacagcagcagcagtaagaAGAAAAGGAAGGCTATAGTCCTCATGGTTACTGTGCTGGTGATGTTCCTGGTCTGCTTCACTCCCAGTAACATCATGCTGATGGTCCATTACTCTCTGCTGGGTGCCAAAATTCCAAACAATGTCTATGGGATCTACATGGTTGCTCTGTGTCTGGGCAGCCTGAACAGCTGCCTGGACCCATTCGTGTATTATTATATCTCGGAGGAGTTCAGAGATCATGTGAAGAACTCGCTGATGTGCCGTAGTGAACGTACATCCAAACAGATGAAGGTTTCCTTCAGCGCTCTGAAATTCTCAAAGAAGAGCAACACCTACACATCTGACTCCGCCCACACCCAGAGCAGAGACTGCAGCTCTGACTCCGCCCACATCCAGAGCAGAGACTGCAGCTCTGACTCCGCCCACACCCAGAGAAGAGACTGCAGCTCTGACTCCACCCACACATAG